The following are encoded in a window of Cyanobacteriota bacterium genomic DNA:
- the msrA gene encoding peptide-methionine (S)-S-oxide reductase MsrA — MVLFGLGKKLSMPTPEEALPGRTDAMPVPERHFVNGNPLKPPFPEGMETALFGMGCFWGAERKFWQLDGVFTTAVGYAAGYTPNPTYHEVCSGMTGHNEVVFVVFDPTKISYEMLLKTFWENHDPTQGMRQGNDVGTQYRSGIYVYSERQRQLAEASRDAYQQALTAAGYGAITTEILDAPEFYYAEAYHQQYLAKNPNGYCGLGGTSVACPIGVGVAGA; from the coding sequence ATGGTTTTATTTGGACTTGGGAAGAAACTTTCAATGCCGACTCCTGAGGAAGCATTACCGGGACGGACAGATGCCATGCCTGTACCAGAACGTCACTTTGTGAATGGCAATCCGTTGAAACCACCCTTTCCGGAAGGCATGGAAACAGCCCTATTTGGTATGGGTTGCTTCTGGGGAGCCGAGCGCAAGTTTTGGCAATTGGATGGTGTCTTTACCACAGCCGTCGGCTACGCTGCTGGCTATACACCTAACCCCACCTATCACGAGGTATGTTCCGGTATGACTGGCCACAATGAGGTGGTGTTCGTGGTGTTTGATCCTACTAAGATTAGCTATGAGATGCTTCTGAAGACCTTCTGGGAGAATCATGACCCGACCCAAGGGATGCGCCAAGGCAATGACGTGGGAACTCAGTATCGCTCTGGTATCTACGTCTATTCTGAACGGCAACGGCAACTAGCTGAAGCTTCACGGGATGCCTATCAACAGGCATTGACCGCAGCAGGCTATGGTGCTATCACCACAGAAATTTTGGATGCTCCAGAGTTCTACTACGCAGAAGCCTACCATCAGCAATATCTGGCTAAGAATCCTAATGGCTATTGTGGTTTGGGTGGCACATCAGTCGCCTGTCCGATTGGAGTAGGTGTAGCTGGTGCATAA